The following proteins are encoded in a genomic region of Diadema setosum chromosome 18, eeDiaSeto1, whole genome shotgun sequence:
- the LOC140241737 gene encoding uncharacterized protein — translation MALAVKTKQQLTPDRSPRFENVPKRYEETRPVQVQIHAHRKIIDLGQEIHTKWEHSASKDKSQAIVEAEKEVWKQAEHVKNIALEKCRAEGVLAKEQALKELRIAHEKAIKEEALRVEGEMQKIQQQEVKREKEAGELILRETVEKVTAHKDKEREEAVAKARQEEITKARLAAEQVARETADREAGTAKRMASERAAALKELKEAKTQERIKAVLAAQQEERHIAAVELGKVREAHAREIEALRAEIKRWQAKVEETKGEVRQEEEEKKSWIEKHEDLKRSYQEFINKTRGFRPGQAEFLLK, via the exons ATGGCCTTGGCAGTGAAAACGAAACAACAACTCACTCCAGATCGGTCTCCTCGCTTTGAGAATGTTCCGAAACGTTACGAAGAAACAAGACCAGTGCAAGTTCAAATACATGCTCACAGAAAAATCATCG ATCTTGGCCAGGAGATCCACACCAAGTGGGAACACAGCGCCTCAAAGGACAAATCCCAAGCAATAGTTGAGGCGGAGAAGGAGGTGTGGAAACAGGCAGAACACGTGAAGAACATTGCGCTGGAGAAATGCCGGGCGGAAGGTGTGCTGGCGAAGGAGCAAGCCCTCAAGGAGTTGAGGATTGCCCATGAGAAAGCCATCAAG GAAGAGGCGCTGCGCGTGGAGGGAGAGATGCAGAAGATCCAGCAGCAAGAGGTCAAACGGGAGAAGGAGGCGGGAGAGCTTATCCTGCGGGAGACGGTGGAGAAGGTAACGGCGCACAAGGACAAGGAGCGGGAGGAGGCGGTTGCCAAGGCGCGGCAGGAGGAAATCACCAAGGCGAGGCTGGCAGCAGAACAAGTGGCAAG GGAGACGGCCGACAGAGAGGCAGGGACTGCCAAGCGCATGGCATCGGAGAGGGCGGCGGCGCTCAAGGAGCTGAAGGAAGCCAAGACGCAGGAGCGCATCAAGGCTGTGCTGGCGGCCCAGCAGGAGGAGCGCCACATCGCAGCCGTGGAGCTGGGCAAGGTGCGCGAGGCCCACGCCCGCGAGATCGAGGCGCTGCGGGCGGAGATCAAGCGCTGGCAGGCCAAGGTGGAGGAGACGAAGGGGGAAGTGaggcaggaggaggaggagaagaagagcTGGATTGAGAAGCATGAGGACCTGAAGCGATCCTACCAGGAGTTTATCAACAAGACGAGGGGGTTTCGGCCGGGCCAAGCCGAGTTCCTCTTGAAGTGA